A part of Deinococcota bacterium genomic DNA contains:
- a CDS encoding ABC transporter substrate-binding protein, translating to MRSYRGVLSTVVLALGLTFAQSGTLEIAVDQSPVGLDPHVATAFSTFAVIGQIYDGLLELNADLQLEPALAESWEVADDGLSYTFTLREGVLFHNGRAMTSEDVVYSFERIMAEATGSPLASRFDTVAEVTAQDEATVVFTLAEPFAPFLANLLSLSVVPREVVEENEGLQQVAVGTGPFVLREWVPDVYLLLEANPDYYREGEPGVAAIRYNIVPEASTRAAGLRSGSYHLLPDVDPATAETLRGAQGVTLLASQDLGYSLLGLNVTRPPLDDARVRRAINLAIDREEIVEAVYFGNAVPGGPLSPGLGDWALSTEEFDCYTPDPEAARALLAEAGYENGFELEILGFGTIRVVSDLAQVVQAQLRDVGIDATVNIEEFGQFVQDWRNSNFDAFVSLNGGSTDPDGYLHRTFYTGGSTNVYLYSDPEVDRLLDEGRTTTEEEARYQVYAELQRKLACEGPIVHVAYATLFSAHREGVLGFEQLPTRGLRHLRNVTLE from the coding sequence GCCCAGTCCGGCACCCTGGAAATCGCCGTCGACCAGTCCCCCGTGGGGCTCGACCCGCACGTGGCGACGGCCTTTTCGACCTTCGCGGTGATCGGCCAGATCTACGACGGCCTCTTGGAGCTCAATGCCGACTTGCAGCTCGAGCCCGCCCTGGCCGAGTCCTGGGAGGTCGCCGACGACGGCCTCAGCTACACCTTCACCCTGAGGGAGGGCGTGCTCTTCCACAACGGCCGGGCGATGACCAGCGAGGATGTCGTCTACTCCTTTGAGCGCATCATGGCCGAAGCGACCGGCTCGCCGCTCGCTAGCCGCTTCGACACCGTCGCCGAGGTCACCGCACAAGACGAGGCGACGGTCGTCTTCACCCTGGCTGAACCCTTCGCGCCCTTTCTCGCCAACCTGCTCAGCTTGAGCGTGGTGCCCCGCGAGGTCGTCGAGGAGAACGAGGGCCTTCAGCAGGTCGCCGTCGGCACGGGGCCCTTCGTCCTGCGCGAATGGGTGCCCGACGTCTATTTGCTGCTCGAGGCCAACCCCGACTACTACCGCGAGGGCGAGCCCGGCGTGGCGGCCATCCGCTACAACATCGTCCCCGAGGCCTCGACCCGCGCCGCCGGCCTGCGCAGCGGCTCCTACCACCTGCTGCCGGACGTCGACCCGGCCACCGCCGAGACCTTGCGTGGCGCCCAGGGCGTCACCCTGCTCGCCAGCCAGGACCTCGGCTACAGCCTCCTGGGCCTCAACGTCACGCGGCCGCCCCTGGACGACGCGCGCGTGCGCCGAGCCATCAACCTGGCTATCGACCGCGAGGAAATCGTGGAGGCCGTCTACTTCGGCAACGCCGTGCCCGGCGGCCCCCTGAGCCCCGGCCTCGGCGACTGGGCGCTGAGCACCGAGGAGTTCGACTGCTACACCCCCGACCCCGAGGCGGCCAGAGCGCTCCTCGCCGAGGCCGGCTATGAGAACGGCTTCGAGCTCGAGATCCTCGGCTTCGGCACCATCCGGGTGGTCTCGGACTTAGCCCAGGTGGTCCAGGCGCAACTGCGGGACGTGGGCATCGACGCCACCGTAAACATCGAGGAGTTCGGCCAGTTCGTGCAGGACTGGCGCAATTCCAACTTCGACGCCTTTGTGAGCCTTAACGGCGGCAGCACCGACCCCGACGGCTACCTGCACCGCACCTTCTACACGGGCGGCTCGACCAACGTCTACCTCTACAGCGACCCCGAGGTGGACAGGCTCCTGGACGAAGGCCGCACCACCACTGAAGAGGAGGCGCGCTACCAGGTCTACGCCGAGCTCCAGCGTAAGCTCGCCTGCGAAGGGCCCATCGTCCACGTGGCTTACGCCACCCTCTTCAGCGCCCACCGCGAGGGCGTCTTGGGCTTCGAGCAGCTTCCCACCCGCGGCCTCCGCCACCTTCGCAACGTCACGCTCGAGTAG